One part of the Gemmatimonadota bacterium genome encodes these proteins:
- a CDS encoding prephenate dehydrogenase/arogenate dehydrogenase family protein → MPCLKLAGSAQAVEAPGGGVLSHGQPRQIAPDMREALTLVGYGRFGRALADLLDAAGHDVVAVDPSVPVPDRHAPTSDRPAFRPGGVVVLSVPVVSFRDVLSALRPRLDGTDLVVDVSSVRTPVEEAMDALLGDDVPWVGTHPLFGPSSIALGERPLQVVISPNARHPAAAARAAALFRSLGCEVIEEAAEAHDRSMAWTHALAFFLAKGMLDVQAAERARFVPPSFRAMLRTIDAVRSDAGHLFYAIERLNPFAEGARAELLDALARLHDELAATDPATYRNEGGFDIPDLGSSAPELRATRDLIDEIDRELLRGLARRTELARRAGRIKGERSLPVRDGTRERALLEERRRWAEEEALDPQAVARIFEAVLALSRGVQVPGSDRPSPPSGSAAPSE, encoded by the coding sequence TCGGCGCAGGCGGTCGAGGCGCCCGGTGGTGGGGTTCTCTCCCACGGGCAGCCGCGCCAGATTGCCCCGGACATGCGCGAAGCCCTCACACTCGTCGGGTACGGCCGCTTCGGCCGGGCCCTCGCCGACCTGCTGGACGCGGCGGGTCACGACGTCGTCGCGGTCGATCCCTCCGTGCCTGTCCCCGACCGGCATGCGCCCACATCCGACCGGCCGGCGTTCCGTCCCGGTGGCGTCGTGGTGTTGAGCGTGCCCGTCGTGTCGTTCCGCGACGTCCTCTCCGCGCTGCGGCCGCGTCTGGACGGCACGGACCTGGTGGTCGACGTGAGCAGCGTGCGCACGCCGGTGGAGGAGGCCATGGACGCGCTGCTCGGTGACGATGTGCCGTGGGTGGGGACCCACCCCCTCTTCGGCCCGTCGTCCATCGCGCTCGGCGAGCGCCCGCTCCAGGTGGTGATCTCCCCCAATGCCCGGCACCCGGCGGCGGCGGCGCGCGCGGCGGCGCTCTTCCGCTCGCTCGGGTGCGAGGTGATCGAGGAAGCGGCCGAGGCCCACGACCGCAGCATGGCCTGGACGCATGCGCTCGCGTTCTTCCTCGCCAAAGGGATGCTGGACGTACAAGCGGCGGAGCGCGCGCGCTTCGTCCCCCCGTCCTTCCGCGCCATGCTCCGCACCATCGACGCCGTGCGTTCGGACGCGGGACATCTGTTCTACGCGATCGAGCGGCTGAACCCGTTCGCGGAAGGCGCGCGCGCGGAGCTGCTGGACGCGCTCGCCCGGCTGCACGACGAGCTGGCCGCCACCGATCCCGCCACCTACCGCAACGAAGGCGGCTTCGACATCCCCGATCTGGGGTCGTCTGCGCCGGAGCTGCGGGCCACGCGCGACCTGATCGACGAGATCGATCGCGAGCTGTTGCGTGGGCTGGCCCGGCGCACGGAGCTGGCGCGTCGGGCCGGGCGGATCAAGGGCGAGCGCAGCCTTCCCGTGCGGGACGGGACCCGCGAGCGCGCGCTGCTGGAGGAGCGCCGGCGCTGGGCCGAAGAGGAGGCGCTCGACCCGCAGGCGGTGGCGCGGATCTTCGAGGCGGTCCTGGCGCTGTCCCGGGGCGTCCAGGTGCCCGGGTCCGACCGTCCGTCCCCGCCCTCCGGCTCGGCCGCGCCGTCGGAGTAG